Within Desulfofalx alkaliphila DSM 12257, the genomic segment TCGCCATCCCCCCTTTCAATAAGAATTATGAAAAGGTGCCGAGGTTTTTGCCATTTGTTATAATCTGATAGTATTGGGCACCAATTGCTAAGTATGGTGTTTTCTACATCAAGTGGCAAAAACCCTTCTAATATGGGTCTTTTTTTATCGGCAGTTTAAAAATTACTGTTTTGCCGATACATTACGATAGACGAGATGTTTTCCAAAAAGGTTCCCATTTGGTTGTAATTTTTTTACCAAATGCTAAATTTTTGGGTCTATCGCAACATTAAAGGAAGCGGTTGTAAGTGCTTCCAACATAATAGACGGGAGTTGTTTTGTTTTTGTTCCCAGTTTTTTATGTTTTTGGTTAAACAATATGCATTATATGTTAATGGTGGGTATAAGATTCCATTTCGAGGTGTATTATATAGGTGTGTTTGTGTGGGAGAGGGCGGGCATGGAAACCCGCCCCTACGCATATAAGGTAATTTCTGTGGTTTGGATGGGGTGGTTGGATGTACTACAGGGTTTTAGTGTTAATTCTGGTAATGTTTTTTTCATTTGGATTAATATCTAAACCTTCTCATGCTTCTTCTGATGTTAATGTGATTGTGCTTTGGACGGATGATGGGCGGTTGAAGGCTGCTACTTTGATGTGTGTCAAGCCTGAGAGTGAACGCACCGGTGTTATTGCGGTGCCGCGGTATGTTCAGGTGCCCTTGGGTGAGATGTATGTTTCTGTTGAAGAGTATTATTCTCTTCAAGGGCGTGATAGTTTAATTTCTTTATTAGAGAATAAGTTTGATTTTACTATCCATAGTTATGTGAGTATTGAACAGAAGGCTGTGGAGTATACCAGCAGGATATTGGGTGAGATTTTAGTAGGAGAAGATACTACCACTGTGGTTGATGCCTTTGAGGGGACATTGCAGGAGATACGGCGGGATGATCAGGCGGTAGTGCAGGCATTGGCTCGACGGTTGTTTCAGCCGGATGCGTTGATACGGTTACCTTATTTGACCTATGTTTTTATGACTAATATTGAGACTAATTTTCGGGAGCGGGATGTATTGACGGTGTTTTGGGCAGTGCGTAGTCATGGGGTGGATACCATGAAGAAGCGGGCGGTGCCGGGGGAAGATTATTTTGTTGATGGGCAGAAGGTACGGTTTGTGGAGGATGAGGCCTGGGAGTTGGTTTTGCAAGAGG encodes:
- a CDS encoding LCP family protein yields the protein MYYRVLVLILVMFFSFGLISKPSHASSDVNVIVLWTDDGRLKAATLMCVKPESERTGVIAVPRYVQVPLGEMYVSVEEYYSLQGRDSLISLLENKFDFTIHSYVSIEQKAVEYTSRILGEILVGEDTTTVVDAFEGTLQEIRRDDQAVVQALARRLFQPDALIRLPYLTYVFMTNIETNFRERDVLTVFWAVRSHGVDTMKKRAVPGEDYFVDGQKVRFVEDEAWELVLQEVTG